CGCGATCGTGGCTAGGATCGGAAAGAATGCGCGCAGCGTGCGGGCCGGAGCGATGCGGTACGTCATCCCGCGCGCGAGCTCGATCTGGCGATCGGTCGACCAGCCGCAGAACCACGCGATCTCCGCGATGATCACGAAGACGAGCGCGATCGGGACGCGCTGATCGGGCGCGGGCGGCGCCGCGAAGAGAAAGACGGTCAGCACGGCCATGATGACCACCAGCGTTGCCGGCGCGGCCCACAGCCAGCGGCGCGGGCCGGTGCGCGACGAGGGCCGGCCGTCGAAGCGCAGGCGCAGCGGAACGCGCTTCGGCGCGGCCGGGTAGCGGTGCCGAACGTACCAGATCAGCAAGAGGACCGCGGCGACCGCGAGTCCGTGCGCGAGCGGGACGATCACGGGGAAGTCTACTTCGCCGGCCGTCGTGCGGTTACGCAGTCCGCGCGACCGCGAAGCCGTCGCGGCCGAGCGGCTCGGCGTCGCAGCGCTCGACCGCTTCGACCCGCGCGTGACGCGGTGGGTGCGCGAGGACGTCGTCGACGAACGCGCGGAGCGCGTCGTCCTCGCCTTCGGCGTCGATCTCGAGCCGCTCGCCGTCGCGCAGGTTTCGCACCGTTCCGGCGACGGCGTAGCGCGACGCGATGCGCTGCACCGCGTCGCGAAAACCGACCGCTTGCACGCGACCATGCAATGTCACAATCGTACGCTTCATTCACGTGCCGTGCCGAGATGTTTTTTCATCGGCGGGTACGTTTCGCGCATGGACGCCGCACGCTTTCCGGCGGTTGCGGGCGAGGCGCTCGACGGAACGCCGTTTTCCGCGCCGCGAGATTTCGCGGGGATGCGCACGGTCGCATTCGTCGGCTTCGCGCTCGAACACCGGTCCGAGCTCGAGACGTGGGTGCCGTACGCCGACGCGCTCCGGCATCGCGCCGGCGTGCGCGCGCGGCTGTTCGTCGGGCTCGGCTTGCCCAAGCTCGTCCGCAACGGAATCGTCAAGGCGATGAAGGCGGCCGTGACCGCGCCGGAGCTGCGCGCGGCGACGATCCCGTTGTTCGTCGACGTCGAAGCGTTCTGCCGGGCGCTTGGAATCGGCGACCGCGCGCACCTGACCATCCTGCTGGTCGAGCCGGACGCCCGCATCGTGTGGCGCGGCTCCGGCCCGTTCTCCGAGCCGGCCGGCGCCTCGCTCAGCGCCGCGCTGTCGGCTTAGCTGCCGCGCAGGGCGAT
This genomic stretch from Candidatus Eremiobacterota bacterium harbors:
- a CDS encoding acylphosphatase — encoded protein: MTLHGRVQAVGFRDAVQRIASRYAVAGTVRNLRDGERLEIDAEGEDDALRAFVDDVLAHPPRHARVEAVERCDAEPLGRDGFAVARTA